From a region of the Constantimarinum furrinae genome:
- a CDS encoding CoA transferase subunit B: protein MLSKEQIAQRIAKEVKDGYYVNLGIGIPTLVANFVRDDIEVEFQSENGILGMGPFPFEGEQDPDLINAGKQTITALPGASFFDSATSFGMIRGQHVDLTILGAMEVAQNGDIANWKIPGKMVKGMGGAMDLVASAENIIVAMMHTNRAGESKLLQQCSLPLTGVNCVKKVVTNLAVLEIRDNAFVLLERAPGVSVEDIKNATEGALIVEGNIPEMTL, encoded by the coding sequence ATGTTAAGTAAAGAACAAATAGCACAACGAATTGCCAAGGAAGTTAAGGATGGGTATTATGTTAATCTGGGTATTGGGATTCCTACTTTAGTGGCTAATTTTGTGCGTGATGATATTGAAGTTGAGTTTCAAAGTGAAAATGGAATTCTTGGAATGGGACCCTTTCCCTTTGAAGGAGAACAGGATCCGGATCTTATCAATGCAGGTAAGCAAACGATCACTGCCTTGCCCGGAGCATCGTTCTTCGATTCGGCCACAAGCTTCGGAATGATACGCGGACAGCATGTAGATCTCACTATTTTAGGAGCCATGGAGGTAGCTCAGAATGGCGATATTGCGAACTGGAAAATCCCCGGAAAAATGGTAAAGGGAATGGGTGGCGCTATGGACCTCGTCGCCTCTGCAGAAAATATTATCGTTGCCATGATGCATACCAACAGAGCGGGAGAATCTAAATTGCTTCAACAGTGCAGCTTGCCGCTAACGGGTGTGAATTGTGTGAAGAAGGTAGTAACCAATTTAGCGGTACTTGAGATTAGGGATAATGCTTTTGTATTGCTGGAAAGAGCCCCGGGAGTAAGTGTGGAGGACATCAAAAATGCAACTGAGGGAGCACTCATAGTTGAAGGAAATATCCCGGAAATGACCCTCTAA
- a CDS encoding CoA transferase subunit A, with protein sequence MINKTVAGVEAACKGVKDGMTLMLGGFGLSGIPENSIAELVRLNVKDVTCISNNAGVDDFGLGQLLQKHQIKKMISSYVGENAEFERQMLSGELQVELIPQGTLAQRCLAAQQGIPAFYTPAGYGTEVAEGKESREFNGKMHIMEKAFKADFAFVKAWKGDEAGNLIFKGTARNFNPNMCGAATITVAEVEELLPAGSLDPNQIHIPGIFVQRIFKGAQYEKRIEQLTVRKK encoded by the coding sequence ATGATAAATAAGACAGTTGCCGGCGTAGAAGCTGCCTGTAAAGGGGTAAAGGACGGGATGACTCTGATGCTTGGAGGATTCGGCTTAAGTGGGATCCCGGAGAATTCTATAGCAGAACTTGTGCGATTAAATGTTAAGGATGTTACCTGTATTTCAAATAATGCGGGAGTGGATGATTTTGGGTTGGGACAATTACTTCAGAAGCATCAGATAAAAAAGATGATCTCCTCCTATGTGGGCGAGAATGCCGAGTTTGAAAGACAAATGCTAAGTGGCGAGTTGCAAGTGGAATTAATTCCGCAGGGAACTTTGGCACAACGTTGTCTGGCGGCACAACAGGGAATTCCTGCGTTTTATACGCCTGCAGGCTATGGAACTGAAGTAGCCGAAGGAAAGGAATCTCGCGAATTTAACGGGAAAATGCATATCATGGAAAAGGCGTTTAAAGCCGATTTTGCTTTCGTAAAGGCATGGAAAGGTGACGAAGCCGGAAATTTAATATTTAAGGGTACGGCCAGAAATTTTAATCCGAATATGTGTGGTGCGGCAACAATTACTGTAGCCGAGGTGGAGGAATTATTACCTGCCGGAAGTCTGGATCCAAATCAGATACATATACCGGGAATCTTTGTGCAACGCATATTCAAGGGAGCACAATATGAGAAAAGGATTGAACAACTAACTGTTCGGAAAAAGTAA
- a CDS encoding penicillin-binding protein 1A, whose product MAKKQTKKKSGAQNDETRNIKTFWKIFGGLIALVFLVFLLASWGVFGSLPDETSLENPEKNLATEIIASDGKVLGKFYKENRTPVKYEALPDHLVNALIATEDVRFYDHSGIDAKGTVRAFVFLGSKGGASTISQQLAKLFFTEQVSRNKLQRGIQKVKEWIIATRLERRYTKEEIITMYFNEYDFLNQAVGIESAANIYFDKPPEELTTIESATLVGMFKNSSLYNPLRNPEGVKNRRNVVLSQMAKYDFISESVKDSLQALPLEINYTPQGHDEGIATYFREYARAFMEDWIKKNPKTDGTNYNIYRDGLKVYVTIDSKMQKFAEEAVDMHIAHLQKEFDKQNEKNKTAPFRDITEEETKQIMDASMRRSDRWRILSEQGKSEEEIINSFKKKTQMRIFSWGGDIDTTMTPLDSIRYYKSFLQASLMSMTPQTGEVKAWVGGINYKHFKYDMVKKGKRQIGSTFKPFVYATAIDQMHMSPCDTLPNTQYTIPEGKYGLLKPWTPKNAGGGYGGMLTLKNALANSVNTITARLIDRVGPVPVIDLVKKMGVDTENMPEAPSIALGTPDVSLYEMVGAYSTFANEGVYIKPTLIQRIEDKNGTVLFQNVPETKDVISNETAYVTVSLMEGVTQGGSGTRLRHKWAVGNSVYKNAVTGYPYAFENPIAGKTGTTQNNSDGWFMGMVPNLVTGVWVGGEDRATHFSSTAYGQGATMALPIWAIYMRKCYEADELNVSKDQFKRPANLSIETNCSNWKAENTNDDGIPDEFDF is encoded by the coding sequence ATGGCAAAAAAACAAACGAAGAAAAAATCGGGAGCACAAAACGACGAGACAAGAAATATAAAAACCTTCTGGAAGATCTTTGGCGGATTGATCGCTCTGGTATTTTTAGTTTTTCTTCTGGCTTCCTGGGGAGTGTTTGGTAGTTTACCCGACGAAACCAGTCTTGAAAACCCTGAGAAAAACCTAGCCACTGAAATTATTGCCAGCGACGGAAAGGTTTTGGGAAAATTCTACAAAGAAAACCGTACCCCTGTTAAGTATGAAGCGTTGCCCGATCATTTGGTCAATGCCCTGATTGCCACCGAAGATGTACGATTTTATGATCATTCGGGGATCGATGCAAAAGGAACCGTTAGAGCATTTGTCTTTCTAGGATCCAAAGGTGGAGCAAGTACTATTTCTCAACAGTTGGCTAAGCTTTTTTTTACTGAGCAGGTTTCACGAAATAAACTGCAACGAGGGATTCAAAAAGTAAAGGAGTGGATCATTGCCACTCGCTTGGAACGGCGCTACACCAAGGAAGAGATCATTACCATGTATTTTAACGAATACGATTTTCTCAATCAGGCTGTGGGTATTGAATCGGCAGCGAATATTTATTTCGACAAACCCCCAGAAGAACTCACAACGATAGAATCGGCTACTTTGGTAGGGATGTTTAAAAATTCCTCCTTATATAATCCTTTGCGAAATCCTGAAGGAGTAAAAAACCGCAGAAATGTGGTGCTGTCACAGATGGCGAAATACGATTTTATTTCAGAGTCGGTTAAAGACTCATTGCAGGCACTTCCTTTGGAAATTAATTATACCCCGCAGGGACATGATGAAGGAATCGCGACGTATTTCAGGGAATATGCCCGTGCGTTTATGGAGGACTGGATAAAAAAGAACCCAAAAACCGACGGTACCAATTACAATATTTACAGGGACGGATTAAAAGTATATGTGACTATAGATTCAAAAATGCAAAAGTTTGCTGAAGAAGCCGTAGACATGCATATTGCCCACCTTCAAAAGGAGTTTGATAAACAAAACGAAAAAAATAAAACGGCACCATTCCGAGATATTACAGAAGAAGAAACCAAACAGATCATGGATGCGTCAATGCGCCGCAGTGATCGTTGGCGTATTTTAAGCGAACAGGGGAAAAGTGAAGAAGAGATCATCAACAGTTTTAAGAAAAAAACGCAGATGCGTATCTTTTCTTGGGGAGGTGATATAGATACTACCATGACTCCGCTGGATTCAATACGATATTATAAGAGTTTCTTGCAGGCATCCCTTATGTCCATGACCCCACAGACCGGCGAAGTAAAGGCTTGGGTTGGCGGGATAAACTACAAGCATTTTAAGTATGATATGGTTAAGAAGGGGAAGCGGCAAATAGGTTCTACCTTTAAGCCTTTTGTCTATGCCACGGCAATAGACCAGATGCATATGTCGCCTTGCGATACTTTACCCAACACCCAGTATACCATACCCGAAGGAAAGTACGGTTTGTTAAAGCCTTGGACACCAAAAAATGCAGGTGGAGGTTACGGCGGGATGTTAACCCTAAAGAATGCCTTAGCAAACTCGGTAAATACAATAACCGCAAGACTTATAGACAGAGTAGGGCCTGTGCCGGTTATCGATCTCGTAAAAAAGATGGGTGTAGATACAGAAAACATGCCTGAAGCACCTTCTATAGCGTTGGGGACTCCAGATGTTTCATTGTATGAAATGGTAGGTGCATACAGCACTTTCGCAAATGAAGGAGTATACATTAAACCAACGCTTATTCAGCGTATTGAAGATAAGAACGGAACGGTTTTGTTTCAAAATGTCCCGGAAACCAAGGATGTGATAAGTAATGAGACCGCCTATGTAACGGTAAGTCTTATGGAAGGAGTAACGCAGGGAGGTTCCGGTACACGTTTACGGCACAAATGGGCTGTTGGTAATTCAGTGTACAAGAATGCAGTAACCGGGTATCCTTATGCTTTTGAAAATCCGATTGCCGGTAAAACCGGAACGACACAAAATAATAGTGACGGATGGTTTATGGGAATGGTTCCGAATCTCGTAACCGGAGTATGGGTTGGTGGAGAGGACAGGGCCACACACTTTAGTAGTACAGCCTACGGACAAGGAGCCACCATGGCGCTGCCAATTTGGGCGATCTATATGCGAAAATGCTATGAAGCCGATGAGCTGAACGTGAGCAAGGATCAATTTAAACGACCGGCTAATCTTTCTATCGAGACTAATTGTTCTAACTGGAAGGCTGAAAATACCAATGATGATGGTATACCCGATGAATTCGATTTTTAA
- a CDS encoding gliding motility lipoprotein GldH has product MLRAVLILSILITVSACDSNVALSKWESLPGYWEKDRAVEFEFPAPDSLKIYNVFIHVRNTNDYKYNNIFLVVDLEFPHGKTITDTLEYKMAYPNGEWMGTGIGSIKENKLWYKENVSFREAGNYNIIITQAVRNNGEVDGVTNLEGITDIGVSVEEAVQQ; this is encoded by the coding sequence ATGCTTAGAGCCGTATTAATTTTGAGCATCTTAATTACAGTAAGCGCCTGTGATTCTAACGTGGCGTTGAGCAAGTGGGAATCTTTACCGGGTTATTGGGAAAAGGATCGTGCTGTGGAGTTCGAGTTTCCGGCCCCGGATTCGTTGAAAATTTATAACGTTTTTATCCATGTAAGGAATACCAACGACTATAAATACAATAATATTTTCTTGGTGGTAGATTTGGAGTTTCCTCATGGAAAAACGATTACTGATACTTTAGAGTATAAAATGGCCTACCCGAACGGGGAATGGATGGGCACCGGAATAGGAAGTATTAAAGAGAATAAATTATGGTATAAGGAGAACGTTTCATTTCGGGAAGCCGGAAATTATAACATAATTATAACACAGGCAGTCCGCAATAACGGTGAAGTAGACGGCGTTACAAACCTAGAGGGGATCACAGATATTGGTGTGAGTGTAGAGGAAGCAGTTCAACAATAA
- a CDS encoding PSP1 domain-containing protein: MGCTSCATGANGQPKGCKNNGTCGTDGCNKLTVFDWLSNMSLPENMEPFSAVEVRFKNGRKLFFQNPENLSLSIGDIVATEASPGHDIGIVTLTGELVRVQMKKKKQPTNLEELPKIYRKATQKDIDVWQKVRDRETDMQKRSREIAMGLGLQMKISDVEFQGDGSKVIFYYTAEDRVDFRQLIKDFARTFNTRIEMKQVGFRQEAARLGGIGSCGRELCCSTWLTDFRSVNTSAARYQQLSLNPQKLAGQCGKLKCCLNYELDTYLEALETFPKTDIKLKTEKGSASCQKIDIFKGSLWYAYDKDGMNWHELKSDRVNEIIALNNKGKSVASLEEYIEETVVSQDKVFNNVVGQDSLTRFDQPKRSKNKKRRNKNRNKNKKRNTRNNA, encoded by the coding sequence ATGGGCTGTACCAGCTGTGCCACAGGCGCCAACGGTCAGCCAAAGGGCTGTAAGAATAATGGAACTTGCGGTACCGATGGCTGCAATAAATTAACGGTGTTTGACTGGCTTTCCAATATGTCGTTACCCGAAAATATGGAACCCTTTTCTGCGGTAGAGGTGCGATTTAAGAACGGAAGAAAATTATTCTTTCAAAATCCCGAGAATTTATCTTTAAGTATAGGAGATATCGTGGCTACCGAAGCATCTCCGGGTCATGATATTGGTATTGTAACTCTTACAGGGGAATTGGTTAGGGTACAAATGAAGAAGAAAAAACAGCCTACGAATTTAGAAGAGCTTCCTAAAATTTACCGCAAAGCCACCCAGAAAGACATCGACGTTTGGCAAAAAGTTCGCGATAGAGAAACCGATATGCAAAAGCGATCCAGGGAGATCGCGATGGGACTTGGCCTTCAGATGAAAATTAGTGATGTTGAGTTTCAGGGTGACGGATCCAAAGTGATCTTTTATTATACCGCCGAGGATCGGGTAGATTTCAGACAGCTGATCAAGGATTTTGCACGCACCTTCAACACCAGAATCGAAATGAAACAGGTGGGATTCCGTCAGGAGGCCGCCAGATTGGGAGGCATTGGATCCTGTGGAAGGGAATTGTGCTGTTCAACCTGGTTAACAGATTTCAGGTCGGTAAACACTTCGGCAGCGCGTTATCAACAATTGTCACTTAACCCGCAGAAACTCGCTGGGCAATGCGGGAAATTAAAATGTTGTCTCAATTACGAACTGGATACTTATCTTGAAGCCTTAGAGACTTTTCCGAAGACAGATATCAAATTAAAAACCGAAAAGGGATCTGCCAGTTGTCAAAAGATAGATATTTTTAAGGGATCGCTTTGGTATGCCTACGATAAAGACGGCATGAACTGGCACGAATTAAAATCCGACAGAGTAAACGAAATCATTGCACTGAACAATAAAGGTAAGTCTGTAGCAAGCCTGGAAGAGTATATCGAAGAAACTGTAGTTTCTCAAGACAAGGTCTTCAATAATGTAGTAGGACAGGATAGTTTAACACGATTCGACCAGCCCAAACGCAGCAAAAACAAAAAACGCAGAAATAAAAACCGAAATAAGAATAAAAAACGCAATACCCGAAACAATGCTTAG
- the trhO gene encoding oxygen-dependent tRNA uridine(34) hydroxylase TrhO: protein MQLYNTLSAKEREALLEEAGEERLTLSFYQYAKIGNPHLFRNHLFVAWDQMEVLGRIYVAHEGINAQLSVPAKRFNEFKTFLDGIYFLNDVRLNIAIEHDLKSFLKLKVKVRNKIVADGLNDDTFDVTNKGVHVNAEAFNRLIEDPDTVLVDMRNHYESEIGHFKGAVTPDVDTFRDSLDLIEEDLKDHKEDKKLVMYCTGGIRCEKASAYYKHKGFKQVYQLEGGIIEYARQVEQKGLENKFVGKNFVFDHRRGERITPDVIANCHQCGEPCDTHVNCANEACHLLFIQCESCADKMENCCSPECVEVIQLPYEEQKKLRQGIPNSNKIFKKGRSEKLKFKK, encoded by the coding sequence ATGCAACTGTACAATACCTTAAGTGCAAAAGAGAGAGAAGCGCTATTAGAGGAAGCCGGAGAAGAACGGTTAACGCTCTCTTTCTATCAGTATGCCAAAATTGGCAATCCACATCTGTTCAGAAATCATTTATTCGTCGCCTGGGATCAAATGGAAGTCCTTGGCCGCATCTATGTTGCCCACGAAGGCATTAATGCGCAGCTGTCGGTTCCTGCAAAGCGATTCAACGAGTTTAAAACCTTTCTCGACGGAATCTATTTTCTGAATGACGTACGTCTCAATATTGCCATAGAGCACGATCTCAAATCGTTTTTAAAACTGAAAGTGAAGGTGAGAAACAAGATCGTAGCCGATGGTTTGAACGATGATACCTTCGACGTCACAAATAAGGGAGTTCACGTAAATGCTGAAGCATTTAACCGGCTTATTGAAGATCCGGACACGGTTTTGGTCGATATGCGGAATCATTATGAGAGTGAGATAGGACATTTTAAGGGTGCTGTTACACCCGATGTCGACACCTTTCGCGATTCTCTGGATCTTATCGAAGAAGACTTAAAAGATCATAAGGAGGACAAGAAATTAGTCATGTATTGCACCGGAGGCATTCGCTGCGAAAAAGCGAGCGCCTATTACAAGCACAAGGGGTTTAAACAGGTATATCAATTGGAAGGCGGAATCATAGAATATGCCCGGCAGGTGGAGCAAAAAGGGTTGGAAAATAAATTCGTAGGAAAGAACTTTGTATTCGATCACCGTCGAGGTGAAAGAATCACCCCCGATGTGATCGCCAATTGTCATCAGTGTGGTGAACCCTGCGATACTCATGTTAATTGCGCGAACGAGGCTTGTCATTTATTGTTTATACAATGTGAATCCTGTGCGGATAAGATGGAAAATTGCTGTTCTCCAGAATGTGTTGAGGTAATTCAATTGCCTTATGAAGAACAGAAAAAACTAAGGCAAGGTATTCCAAACAGCAATAAAATATTTAAAAAAGGACGTTCCGAAAAACTGAAATTCAAAAAGTAA
- the recA gene encoding recombinase RecA, translating to MSNEKDAKLKALKLTLDKLDKTYGKGTVMKMGDSAVQEVEVIPTGSLGLDVALGVGGYPRGRVIEIYGPESSGKTTLTLHAIAEAQKKGGIAAFIDAEHAFDRYYAEKLGVDIENLIISQPDNGEQALEITDNLIRSGAIDIIVIDSVAALTPKSEIEGEMGDSKMGLHARLMSQALRKLTGSISKTHCTVIFINQLREKIGVMFGNPETTTGGNALKFYASVRLDIRRSTQIKDTDSNVKGNKTRVKVVKNKVAPPFKTAEFDIMYGEGISKVGEIIDIGVDFEIVKKSGSWFSYDDTKLGQGRDAVKTLLMDNPELMEELELKIKEAIAANNA from the coding sequence ATGAGTAACGAAAAAGACGCAAAATTAAAAGCCTTAAAACTAACATTAGATAAACTGGATAAGACCTATGGCAAAGGCACTGTGATGAAGATGGGCGACTCTGCCGTTCAGGAGGTAGAAGTAATCCCAACGGGATCTCTTGGTCTGGATGTAGCCCTTGGAGTGGGCGGATATCCACGAGGAAGAGTTATAGAAATATACGGTCCCGAATCATCGGGTAAAACCACGCTAACTCTTCATGCCATAGCCGAGGCTCAAAAAAAAGGAGGAATCGCCGCATTTATTGATGCCGAGCATGCTTTCGACAGGTATTATGCCGAAAAATTGGGGGTGGATATTGAGAATCTTATCATTTCACAGCCCGATAACGGAGAGCAGGCACTGGAGATTACCGACAATCTTATTAGAAGTGGAGCCATTGACATCATAGTAATTGACTCGGTTGCCGCCTTAACGCCTAAAAGTGAGATAGAAGGCGAAATGGGAGACAGTAAAATGGGACTCCACGCAAGATTAATGTCTCAGGCATTGCGAAAATTAACCGGCTCAATAAGCAAAACGCATTGTACGGTAATTTTTATTAATCAGCTTAGAGAGAAGATAGGAGTAATGTTTGGGAATCCTGAAACCACTACCGGAGGAAATGCTTTAAAATTCTACGCTTCGGTACGATTGGATATTAGAAGATCTACGCAAATAAAAGATACCGACAGCAATGTAAAAGGGAACAAGACCCGGGTAAAAGTAGTGAAGAATAAAGTGGCTCCACCCTTCAAAACTGCCGAATTCGACATTATGTACGGTGAAGGAATTTCTAAGGTAGGTGAAATCATCGATATAGGTGTTGATTTTGAAATCGTTAAAAAGAGCGGTTCATGGTTTAGTTATGACGACACCAAATTAGGACAAGGAAGAGACGCGGTGAAAACACTGCTAATGGACAATCCCGAGCTAATGGAAGAACTGGAGCTAAAGATCAAAGAAGCTATTGCGGCCAACAACGCATAA
- a CDS encoding RNA polymerase sigma factor: MTLDELIIQCKRQDATAQGELYKRYSGTLFSICLKYSPNYVEAEDNLQDSFLTIFKRIEQYEGKGSFEGWIKRITVNTALQKYRKKRDFEINNEEQIEDANEEVEAENVPLDFLLKIVQELPARYRLIFNMYVLDGYTHKEIGELLGISDGTSKSNLARGRAILKAKIEAYNEQNNL; encoded by the coding sequence TTGACATTAGACGAGCTCATCATACAATGTAAGAGGCAAGATGCTACAGCACAAGGAGAATTGTACAAGCGATATTCGGGTACATTATTTTCCATTTGTCTGAAGTATTCACCGAATTATGTAGAAGCAGAAGACAATCTACAGGATTCATTTCTTACTATATTTAAGCGAATTGAGCAATATGAAGGCAAAGGCTCTTTTGAAGGCTGGATAAAACGTATCACCGTAAATACAGCCCTTCAGAAGTATCGTAAAAAACGCGACTTTGAAATAAACAACGAAGAACAAATTGAAGATGCCAATGAAGAAGTGGAGGCAGAAAACGTTCCGTTGGATTTTTTACTGAAGATCGTCCAGGAATTGCCAGCCAGGTATCGATTGATCTTTAATATGTATGTTCTGGATGGATATACACACAAAGAAATAGGAGAATTGTTAGGTATTAGTGACGGAACGTCTAAATCTAATCTGGCAAGGGGCCGGGCGATACTAAAAGCAAAGATCGAAGCATATAACGAACAGAATAATTTATAA
- a CDS encoding outer membrane beta-barrel protein produces the protein MKEKKHIDELFKERFQNFEASPSPEVWTSIQAKLNKEKKERKVIPLWWKVGGVAALLALLLTIGNSVFDSSEKTNTLTNEQTNKSVEDGTLKESTFNEDEINDTDYAVDTETIEDSKVDVPETKDTKKVSNKTPGDAIYKKANSVKTAVASEEIKTKKQSSANNKDHFKNDAVLNTGVDSETLNKKANAIASEKNKKAEKGLPTDKTETLINTDKTIAETIESKVAGNKTAEEKTAAEEKTEEKNKTTNQKSIFDAIEESKKTEEAVAKKSKPDNRWDVSPNVGPVYYNTLSNGSSLDPSFADNNKSGDVNFSYGVNVAYNISEKFSVRTGINNVDLSYSTSGIELGTGPVSSALKSIDYGGKSVVLTAVDKGGFDTNIPENPLDNITPKSTSGEAMIHQNITYYEVPLELKYALLNKRFGINMIGGFSTLFLGNNDVSVSAGDFSSTLGEANNLNSVSFTTNFGLGFDYRISRMFKFNIEPMFKYQLNPYTDSSVGFKPYYFGIYSGLSFRF, from the coding sequence ATGAAAGAAAAAAAGCACATAGACGAGCTTTTTAAAGAACGCTTCCAAAACTTTGAAGCTTCCCCCTCTCCTGAGGTCTGGACTAGTATTCAGGCTAAACTCAACAAGGAGAAGAAGGAGCGCAAGGTTATTCCGCTGTGGTGGAAAGTGGGAGGTGTTGCGGCATTGCTGGCGCTTTTACTCACCATTGGCAATAGTGTTTTTGATTCTTCTGAAAAAACGAATACCCTTACCAACGAGCAGACAAACAAGTCTGTTGAAGACGGAACGTTGAAAGAAAGCACCTTCAACGAGGATGAGATAAATGATACCGATTATGCCGTTGACACGGAAACTATAGAAGATTCCAAAGTGGATGTGCCTGAAACTAAAGACACAAAAAAGGTTTCCAATAAAACCCCGGGTGATGCGATCTACAAAAAAGCAAATTCGGTTAAAACTGCCGTAGCTTCTGAAGAAATTAAAACCAAGAAACAATCTTCAGCTAATAACAAAGACCATTTTAAAAATGATGCTGTACTTAACACAGGTGTCGATTCTGAAACTCTGAATAAGAAAGCTAATGCCATAGCTTCAGAAAAAAATAAGAAAGCAGAAAAAGGCCTTCCGACAGACAAAACGGAAACCCTCATTAATACGGATAAAACAATTGCGGAGACCATAGAATCTAAAGTAGCCGGCAATAAAACGGCTGAAGAAAAGACAGCTGCGGAAGAAAAAACAGAGGAAAAAAATAAAACCACTAACCAAAAATCAATTTTCGACGCCATTGAGGAATCTAAGAAAACCGAAGAAGCCGTAGCAAAAAAATCTAAGCCGGATAATCGCTGGGATGTATCGCCTAATGTGGGGCCGGTCTACTATAACACTTTAAGCAACGGCTCTTCCTTAGATCCTTCCTTTGCAGATAACAACAAATCCGGTGATGTGAACTTCAGTTATGGTGTGAACGTCGCCTATAATATTTCGGAGAAGTTTAGTGTGCGTACAGGAATTAACAATGTGGATCTCAGTTATAGCACTTCCGGAATTGAATTGGGTACCGGGCCGGTCTCTTCGGCATTGAAATCGATCGATTACGGTGGAAAAAGTGTAGTGCTAACTGCAGTGGATAAAGGCGGTTTTGACACCAACATCCCCGAAAACCCCCTGGATAATATTACGCCTAAATCTACTTCGGGAGAGGCGATGATCCATCAAAATATCACGTATTATGAAGTACCGCTTGAATTAAAATATGCGCTGCTCAACAAACGATTTGGCATTAATATGATAGGCGGCTTTAGTACATTATTTCTCGGCAACAATGACGTATCGGTGAGTGCCGGAGATTTTAGCAGTACCCTTGGAGAAGCCAACAATTTAAATTCGGTGAGTTTTACAACAAACTTCGGATTGGGCTTTGATTACAGAATTTCCAGAATGTTTAAGTTTAATATTGAGCCTATGTTTAAATACCAGCTTAATCCATATACAGATTCGTCTGTAGGCTTTAAGCCCTATTATTTTGGGATTTACAGCGGGTTGAGTTTTAGGTTTTAG
- a CDS encoding lysophospholipid acyltransferase family protein: MKLMRTIFLILYKIWFYVVIIISILLLFPFLLVSILKENWYPFFFGVARIWAKVILFGMGLIPKIKRDTQHKKGQSYMFVANHTSMTDIMLMLYVTKNPFVFVGKKELAKIPVFGFFYKRTCILVDRGNVKSRFEVFKRAQQKLNMGLSVCIFPEGGIPHDTNIVLDEFKDGAFRLAIEHRIPIAPLTFHDNKRRFSDDILETGGGPGKLRVKVHSVIPTGILEMEDKRMLKNQTREIILNELNNPTV; the protein is encoded by the coding sequence ATGAAATTAATGAGAACTATATTTTTAATTCTGTACAAGATCTGGTTCTACGTGGTAATCATTATTTCAATTCTACTTTTATTTCCTTTTTTATTAGTGAGCATTTTAAAAGAAAACTGGTATCCGTTCTTTTTCGGAGTCGCCAGGATCTGGGCAAAGGTCATATTATTTGGGATGGGTTTAATTCCTAAAATTAAAAGGGATACGCAACACAAGAAGGGTCAGAGTTATATGTTTGTGGCAAACCATACATCCATGACCGATATTATGCTTATGCTGTATGTCACAAAAAATCCTTTCGTTTTTGTAGGGAAAAAGGAATTAGCGAAAATACCGGTATTCGGATTTTTCTATAAGCGTACCTGTATTCTGGTGGACCGGGGAAATGTAAAAAGCAGGTTTGAGGTATTTAAACGGGCACAGCAAAAACTTAATATGGGACTAAGTGTTTGTATTTTTCCGGAAGGAGGTATTCCCCATGACACGAACATCGTTTTGGATGAATTTAAGGATGGCGCCTTTCGTCTGGCCATTGAGCACAGGATTCCAATAGCCCCTTTAACTTTCCACGATAATAAAAGGAGATTTTCGGATGATATTCTTGAGACTGGAGGTGGTCCGGGAAAATTAAGGGTAAAGGTACATTCTGTTATTCCTACCGGGATACTCGAAATGGAAGATAAGCGAATGCTTAAGAATCAGACACGTGAGATAATCTTAAATGAGCTTAATAATCCAACCGTATAA